GTTACTAACGAAGTCATATTATTTTGGATGCAGATTATAGACCTCTGGATTTTGAAGCAAAATCGAAGGATCAGAGTCAACCAGGAATATATAGTGCATCGGGCTCGGACTCAACTCCAGCCGGGTATTAGTCGAGTTAGAACTCCAGTGGCTGCAACCGTTTTATATGTAAGTTTAATGtgactttgatttattttgagGCTTCCAATATATTGTTACATTCATCATCTCAATTATTCCTGTTCAGGATACCCTATACAGAGAGTATGGTAAGCTGCATCCAGAGGATCCCCAGGGGAATCATCCACAACCGCGAGATGCATACACACATTGGAATGTGCCCTACAATCTCATCACAATGTTCCAGGGCACTGATGCAGATCATACGTGGCATTGGTTGGAGGCTAATGAGGTAAGCTTAGTAATTCTTAAGGGCAATGCGACATTACTATCAATGGGGTTTAGTTTCTAAGTTTTTATCGAATCATCACTATCAATGCAGATTCTTACTATTTGCAATGTCAACGCGAGTCATTGGTGCACTGTGGTCATTTCTATCGAACGATGGGAGGTTCGAGTGTATGATTCTCTGTCACATGTTGAAGGGATCACACAACGTCGACAAGCTTCAATGAGGTGCATAACTCGTTTGATGCCTAGATTGTTGCACACTGTGGGGTATTGGGATAACAATCCCAACAGGTTTGTCCATGCTGCTGATGCAGAGATGGCGTATGTGATGATGCCCCACAACCAGCAATTTGTGCAACAGGACATCATTAGTTGTGGTGTGTATGCATGTGCTTACTTAGATCGTCTGGTATGTGGAAAACCGAAACGGGAACGGATGAGAACCAATAGGGATGTAGAAAAATATCGCTACATGGTAGCTGTTAGGATATGGGAATTGTGTACCCCAATTCCCGCTGCTTTGATTTGATTATCATTTTGTCATTGATTTGATTATCATTTTGTAATTGTCATTGATTTGATCATTTTGTTGGTGTTTTTGGGGTGAAACCGTGTACCGTGGCTCGAAACCGTGCACGGAAGAACTCGGAACCGTGTACCGCACACGGACAGACCCTAACCGTGTAACCGTACACGGTTGCGAGTTCTTCCGTGCACGGTTGCGTGCACGGTTTCGTGAAactgtacacggttagggtcTAACCGTGTACAGAGCTCATTCAGCCCTTGTTCACCCCCAAAACCCCTgtttttcgaattttaaagcAAATTCAACAAATACCAACAACAAAATCAGACCCCAAACAACAAGTAAACATCCAACAACATTCCAACAATTATTTTGAAGATCAAAGATTCAAAATCACTCACGACCCAACATTTTGAGGACATGCATTCCTAGTGTGTGTTCCACTCCTACAAATGCCGCATTTCTTCTTTCGCCGCCTTCGTGCATCGGGTGGTTGCTCGACACCTTCCACCGGCACGTTCAAGTCCAATGGTCCCACTTGCGCTTTGCATCTCCGGGCATTGTGACCTCCACCCTTGCAACGTGAGCATACTTGAGGTCGAGAATTAGGAGTACCCGAATTAGGAGGACTCGAATTAGGAGGACCCTCAACTGCTGAACGAGCCCTACTCAACTTCGGTCGTCCCGCATGGACCGTGATATCCGGGGGTTTCACAACATAGGCTGATATCTCATCGGGCACATTCCAATACGTAGGATGTGGAACGGGAACAATACGCTACATATATGTGGCCAACAGCACGGATTGTTTGAAATATCCTCCAACAAAATCCGTGACTTGCAGTCCTGCACGCCTAATAAAATGCAAagataaaaagataaatttacaaaaaattacttcaatatgcaaaatttgtaataaatgagATACCTAATAGCGGCACAAGCATGACGACACGGAATGTCATCCAGGTCGAACTGAGCACAACTACAAGTCCGATTCTCGAGATCGACAATGTAGAATGCATGatcatcctcaacactaaaCATGTGCGTCGTCGTCCCTCGAACGGCCAATTGCCGACCCGCTTCGACAGTCACACGCAACTTTCCCTCTACTACCTCAGTCAACTCATGTGACCTCGATGCAGCCGAGATGCGTCGCCTATCGAACCATTTCTCCATAATGGCTCGATAGGTCTCGATCAATGAAGCAACCGGGAGTCGTCGTGCCCACAAAAGTCTACTGTTCATCGTCTCGGCAGCATTCGACGTCATGAAGCTCGTGCGTCGTACAGGGCACTTGGACCTGGCCCATCTCTCCACACCAATAGTGTCGAGGCGTGTGTGCGCGTTGACTTTCAGTAATTGAAGCGCAGAAAAATtcctttgaaagtcgtctgatCGATAGGAATATGCCGCTGCTTTGAAGACTGCAGCTACATGCTGCCCATAATGCGCGAGATTCTTCTGGATATGGTAATAGCACAACCCGTGAGGGACGTTCGGGTAGACACACTCCACAGCATTTCTGATGCTCTTGTGCTGATCAGACACAATCAAGAGATCATCCGGCTGACCAAAGCAAGTCCGCAGTCGGTGGAAGAACCAAGTCCAAGACTCGTCGTTCTCGATAGGACCAAGCCCAACTGCGAGAGGAAATATTGCTTCGTTCCCATCCTTTGTAACAACGACGAACAAAATGCCGCCGTTCCTTCCCTTCAGATGGGTCCCGTCTACGACGATGACCGGCCTCAAGTAACCCTTCTCAAAGGCAGCCACGCTCTGTCCAAGTGCAACAAACATATGATGAAACTTGCCATCGTCCTTCATCTCAAGGTCGTATAATGTGCCGGGATTACTCATTCTCAGCATATACAAATACGATGGAAGCATCTGATACGAGTTCCCAAAATCACCATACGTCATCTCAATCGCGATGTTTCTTGCACGGAGAGCGAAGCTGTAATTGATCTCAATACCGAATAAGCGCTGCATCTCTGAAATCATCTCATTCGGCTTCAAAACGACCCCCTCGCCTACCAATTTCCGTGCAAAATATCTTCCAACAACCCTCGCCGGAATCTGTCTCGGGGCAGTGCGATTCAAATCCGTGTGGCAGGTATGATCCATCACCACCTTGATCACTCTCCAGATCGATGCACTCTGAACGGCTCGCAGCATGAACGGACAACCGTTGCCATGCTTGCAAACAAACCACAAACGGGTCGTACTGGAACGATGCACGGCGTACTCCACGTGATTCTCCATATGGTACAGGCCAACAGCGATTGCCAAATCATCCTTCGACCGGAATAGAGCCCCCACTAATAATATCCCGCTCTCCAATACGTTACAATCCTCCCAACCTAATGCCGGCGCATCATCAAAATCGAGGACTGGAATCCCCCAGTCACGTGCCTCAAGCTGCTGAACTCCAACACGAGGCTCGACATCGGGCTGATCATCCGATGTGAAATTCTGAGGCCCTGTCTGTCTCCACGCTTCCTGTTCAGTCGACACTGAATCCAATATCTCTCTGCGTCGTATcgcctcttcttcctcatccgaagactcggactcgtcttcctcctcctgcGACGATGAATCGTCCCTACTATCATCGTGTGTAGGGATACTTCTTCCAACGTCCGTCTCGATAGGAAACACAGTAGACCGATGTCCCTCATAATATACCCGCTCTTGAGTCTGAGGAACCGGAGCCGCAGATTGTTTGCCCTTCTCGATCACGTAAACAACGGGATATTTCTTATGCTCGGAAATCAGTCGGTTCAAATCCGAATCAGTCTTCAAAGCCACTTTTATTCTTCGCCCTTCGTCCGTGGTCGATGTGTAGAAAAGCATATAAGTGGATCGACCATCCTCGTTTAATTGATCGTGCACCTCTTGCATCAACTTCGCATGACAAAGGTCTTCCTTAGACATGTACACGACAACCTCATCGCCTCCTTCATACTCGGTTAATTTCCACTGACCACTGTGCCGTATAACGATTGCTTGAAACGACATCTGCTTCAAAACGACAAAAATACAAcatttaaatacacaaacaGGAAACCGTGTACCCCAATACATCAACTGAATATACAAACATGCTAAAAATAACCTCAAAATCATATTCAACCCAACCGTGTACAGCAAATTCGaccaccgtgtacaaccgtgtacacaACCGTGTATACAGAaaccctaaccgtgtacagcaGAACACTAAGGGTTCAAAAATAAGGTAATTTGCGTACAGAGTGTTTTTTTATGCCGTTTTTTAGtccaaaacatgtaataagtcatatatataacataattattgaaataaacaacaaaaaatcactaaaactcaaaccgtgtacaaccgtgtactctAGAACACCAACCGTGTACatccgaaaattaaaaaaaaatatgtatttcacATACCTTATGTAATACAAGCctttagatgatttttttttgaatttttgagcaACCGTGTATGAGTCGTGTATGTGTATTGAgaggattttcttcttctttcttgttcAAATGTCTGATGAATGAACATTTGGTTGGTATCCTTCATTAACTACCCACAGCAGCCGTGTACGGAGCATTTAATTTCGTGAATTTAAGGTTGTTTCCTTAACAAGTGTTTGAGTTGGTGTAAATGCACCCAACAACCATAATATCACATAAAATCACGCCATAaacgtgaatagagagagagagaatcagattttgCTTATTTTTAAATCACATTTTGACGTGATTTcggttatttttaaatcaaagagagagaatcagattttgATCACATAAATTCACGCCATAATGCCATAAGATATGGTTTGCTTACTCAGTTTTAATTTTaacgtgaatagagagagagagaatcagattttgattttatttggttatttttaaatcaaaaataaGTAATATGTCACTATCATTCACTTTATTGACTTGTACTTATGTACTTTAGGTCAAATgtgctacaaaacttatttatttatggggtgtgatacaaaacttatttattttatcaaaaatactaCTACTATGTATTGTCACAAAATAAGATACTCAAAACTCTCCTTTATGAGAAGTCTTTGGTTCAATTCTGTTTACATGGAGGTAGCTTTctcttgtaattaaaaaaatgtagatATATTCATTAATACGATCTTAATAGGAATTTTGTATATGGAAGTTATGGGCCTACGGCCCATGGCAAAGACAAAGGGTCAAGAAAGTTAATAATGCTTATATTTATTGAAACACGAGATTACAAATTAACATTGGAATGAAGTTTCATACTATATAATAtcgtaatttaataataattgaaatGAAGTTTCACATCAACCAtctttactttttctttttgcttctaCGTGCATCTAAAAGTAATTTACATTACACCCgctctaataaataaataaattgatagtACCTCTGCTTTCATAATTTCATGTAAAATACAACCAAcggattaaaaaaaacaaaaaaaacaaaacaaactttAATTCAATGAGTTGGTCTTCTTTAAGGCAGGTTACCATGCGAACCGAATCAATCCACCCCGCCCTACTCCTCCTTGCCTTATTccattcaattattatactactatataaatgatattttctttataataaataatattattatcaacaataaatgatatttttatgaATAACAAATAACATCATGCACATAAAATATGATAATAAATGATACAGAGTATaacaaatgatattttaatgtatataaaataacacttttaataaataaataaaatgatatccccactcaattttttattttttttattttatcaaatggACCACGCTAGGCGCGGATTGACCCTGGCCGCACTGTACATTAGTCTTGACAGAATAATTTCCCAAACTTAATTGGGGTGACACTATTGTGTTTGATTTTCCtgaaaataaaaagatttaCTTGATATGTCAATTATTAAATTcaattgtaatatatatatatatatatatatatatatatatatatatatatatatatatggaagggctaccatgaaaacacttcttaaaataaaaataaaaacgtttttcaatgtacgaattttatgtagaacacgtatggaTTAATCCAACAtgattatgaatcaaccgtagatcttgatgagctaagggttgaaaattgtttatattttatattttaagaaatatttttattttagcccttcccttatatatatatagagagagagagagagagagaattttcttgtTGTAGCTTTTagtttatttatctatataCTCCTTCTGTCCCCCGTATATaagcttgttttcctttttcgaATGTTCTATTTATATAGGCTTATTTCCATAAAAAGTAGTActatttttttactcatttactattatatctctatttaattctttaatttactgcAACTTTAATTCATcactaaataataaatatgagcATATTAGAaagtttacttatatattttcattgtCCAATGATTTTCTTAATACTTGTGTATAGGGCTGTCTaaatggttatcgggttttggatatccaattaaccgaaccgaaattcccgggtttgggtatccaataaccgaaaatttcgggtaatggatcggtttcggttattgtttttttggaaatttcggttatcggttaacccgaaaaaccgatcgggttaaccgaataaccgaaaattattttattaattatttaatatatattatcaatatattatatatttgtaaattaatatataaatatatttgtaaattatttaatatatatatatatatatgtaaataaatttgtaaatttacatatatatgtaaataaatttgtaaatttacatatatattatatatttacaaatatattataaatttgtaaatttataatatatattggtaaatttacaaatatattatatataatatatattatatatataatatatattatatatttacaaatatattatatttgtaaatttacaaataatttacatatatattataatatatttacaaatatatatattatatatttgtaaatttacatatatattatatatttgtaaattatttaatatatatataatatatatttgtaatttcttttagagtagatagagcaaaaattatttgaattttattttttaaatgggtatttcggatacccaaataacccaattggttaaccgaagcgggtattgggtaaccgaactttTAAAACGGTTCGGAaacggttattgaaatttgacaatttcgggttcgggtaaccgaaaattcgggtacgggtaaccgaacccgaaccgatcgacagccctactTGTGTAAAGTTCAATCAACCTATATgtatgggacgaagggagtatattaaattaaaaagaatCGAAAAAACTAACTCTTCTGGTTGTTGTCTAGACTCAATTGTAAGACTTCTCAAATCTAACAATACTGACTTCCAGTGTTCGAAACATACATATATGATGGTTTACTGAAAAATGTcatgtatatttttaaaaatgggTAATAGTGTCaatatacatgaactttcatatatttttagttttaacATGAACTTAAAATCTTGCcactaaatacatgaactttcatttTCCTTTTGATTTTACACAAAATGAACATTTTTTACGAATGAATGTTGAGGCTGAAATCAAAACTGTCTACGTAACTTAAAACAAAATTCTTCCTTTATGACGTAGTTGGACATTAGATAAATTCCACTACAAGAATacgaaaaatatatttataaatcatTCATCGAAAATGTTCATTATGTGCAAAtctatatacttttttttttttataaggaaagtaaatattatagaacgaaaaggcaccagtagtaccaagaagattacaaaatcatcggggattcatcattcgacatccacctatgaaacccaactccatcattaacaaaaccaaaaattataccccaactccacactctagctttgatttctccaaacaagtttgcactctcccatcctttgttctcaaatctactctcattccgcattttccaaataagccaagtagtacaacaccaaagagccatcaagagcttcttatttcttttccggccactcaaactagtaaagaactgaaagtgcgagggcacgtcatatggctgcgccatgctaactccgagccattgaaagattgcttcccatacctttgaggtctttggacagtggatcaacacgtggttcgtggattcctgccgatgaaaacaggcgttacatcccacctcgacttcacacaacatcacatttcttctcaagaggttgtcacacgtcggaattctgtttttcaaaattctccatgcggtaagcttgactttgtttggaatagggatcttccacaccttcgtactcgtatcagtttcctccaccgcctccgtagtctcgtttgcttgatctttaatagcttcataagcggacttggttgtaaagcctctCCCAGTGTCGCCATTCCATATCCATCCGTCCTTGTTACCTGCACACAGATTAGTACCAGAAACAAGGCTAAGCAGCTCCGAaactccttccctctctctctcaaacagctctcttctccaccttaaatcccaacaccatccagtatcagtccattccccaacttcacagattgcagcttctttattcgcactcaactgaaaaagtctaggaaaagtAAACTTCAACGGCTTTTGACCAACCCACCACTGAGTCCAGAATTTAAAGGTCTTCCCATCCCccacctttggcttcaaattttgaacaaaccaaaaattgctcgcccctcccgccgcagaaacgatcttcggccaccacccatctctaaatctacctttccccgcgttttccatacctgtctctccccactcaacctcaccataaatggacctaacaatttttgcccaaagcatgtcccttccagtaaggtaccgccacaaccatttaacgactagtgcctgattaaaccactcaatatttttaagccccaagcctccttcatcttttgaagcacaaagcaccttccacttcacccaagcaatcgcacttttactagcaccccctccccacagaaaattaccaagtaaagcatttagagaactcacaattgattttggtaaacaggtaaaagagagctgataaatcggtatggattgaagcacagccttcaccaaggtcacacggcccgcgagagagaactacccatttttccacgaatcgattttctttctcaccttctcaaccaagtatTTCCAATCAGCAACCTTTTTGCCCTTGCTGCCCACTTTAATACCGAGGTAATTGAAAGGTAAGGAGCCCACATCACAACCCAAAACAGCCTCCATCCTCTCGATCGTATCCTCCTCGACCCCAACTCCGAAGAGACAGCATTTTTTGAAATTGACGGCAAGCCCTGATAGTAGCTGGAACACTCTGAGAATCATTTTAACTGCCactgcatttctttcatcatcctccatcaagAAGACCGTGTCATCGGCGTATTGGAGGTGCGGAATTGAAATGTCATCATTTCCTACCTTTACCGGCTTAATCAGCTCCTTCTCAACAGCTCTCGTAATCAAAGAGTGGAGCCCCTCCGCTGCAACAAGAAAGAGAAACGGGGAAAGCGGATCCCCCTACCATAATCCTCTTTCTAAACACACCTCACCAGATGGAGATCCATTTACCAAAATATTCGTCGTCGCCGAGGAGATACAACCTCGGATCCATTTCCTCCATAATGGCTCAAAATCCATTCTTTCAAGCattaaatccaagaaatcccactcAACGGAGTCATAGGCTTTCGCGAAATCCACCTTGAAGATAATCCTCCCCTTTCTCTTCTTAGAAGCCTCCGCGATTGCTTCATTTAGAACCACCACCCCATCTAGGATGTAACGGCCGCCAATGAAGGCACTCTGATTATCCGAAATAACTGAATCCATGACCTGTTTCATCCTATTCGCCAAAACCTTCGCAATGACTTTGTAGAGGCTACAAATAAGTGAAATAGGCCTAAACTCCTCAAGTGagcaagctccttcttttttaggaatgagaacgatgaatgaagagttacatccccgagggattttgccattggagtgaaattcagtcatcacctttaaaaaatctttcttgATAATATCCCATGACGCTTTCCAGAACTTGAGGTTAAAGCCATCCGGTCCCGGGCTCTTGTCACCGTCACAGCTCCAAATGGCCTCTTTAATTTCTGATTCTGAAAAAGGTTTGATCAGCTCCGCATTATTTGCTGCAGAAATTTTCCGAGCAGTGAAATCTCCCGGTATCATAGGTAGGACGCGCGGCGTCTTCTTGAAGTGATTCTCGAAGAACGTTTTGACGTTCTCCTTAATGATCTTTGGATCCTCGATCCAGCAACCCCCAACTTCAAGCCCTgcaatttcattcttctttcttctcccaacaattgctttgtgataaaaactagtattcagatcgccctccttgacccatttgactttcgccttttgttggagaagactacatttttctttggatttaaggAAAATCTTTGCTCGTAATTCATTTCTCCTGATTGTCTCACTCTCCTCAAGACCAAAGGTGTCATCAAAAATGTCCAGCTCCTGAAGTTCATCCTTAAGATCTGTCAAGCCGTGCTCAATGTTGCCATAAATCCTCATATTCCACTCTTTCAACGCACTCttcaccaatttcaatttctctttgaacacaaagcaactccatccttcaatcttagcttcat
The genomic region above belongs to Salvia miltiorrhiza cultivar Shanhuang (shh) chromosome 5, IMPLAD_Smil_shh, whole genome shotgun sequence and contains:
- the LOC131025528 gene encoding uncharacterized protein LOC131025528: MCDKWWGMSNFDWAVRESEGRSGGILSVWNKDKFVATSKWNVTGAVIVNGIWLQGGLHCCFVNVYAPMGTTEKESLWDTLQLIALQNKDSCLCSLGDFNAVRDSGERVGKGAVFNQADARSFDAFIRQSNLLEIRTQGRKFTWYQPGGGCKSKLDRFMVNEKWMQEWPDTVGRGLQRSVSDHYLKDELQELDIFDDTFGLEESETIRRNELRAKIFLKSKEKWLEVGGCWIEDPKIIKENVKTFFENHFKKTPRVLPMIPGDFTARKISAANNAELIKPFSESEIKEAIWSCDGDKSPGPDGFNLKFWKASWDIIKKDFLKVLANRMKQVMDSVISDNQSAFIGGRYILDGVVVLNEAIAEASKKRKGRIIFKVDFAKAYDSVEWDFLDLMLERMDFEPLWRKWIRAEGLHSLITRAVEKELIKPVKVGNDDISIPHLQYADDTVFLMEDDERNAVAVKMILRVFQLLSGLAVNFKKCCLFGVGVEEDTIERMEAVLGCDVGSLPFNYLGIKVGSKGKKVADWKYLVEKENQTQ
- the LOC130986083 gene encoding uncharacterized protein LOC130986083, with product MFQGTDADHTWHWLEANEILTICNVNASHWCTVVISIERWEVRVYDSLSHVEGITQRRQASMRCITRLMPRLLHTVGYWDNNPNRFVHAADAEMAYVMMPHNQQFVQQDIISCGVYACAYLDRLVCGKPKRERMRTNRDVEKYRYMVAVRIWELCTPIPAALI
- the LOC131025527 gene encoding uncharacterized protein LOC131025527 produces the protein MSFQAIVIRHSGQWKLTEYEGGDEVVVYMSKEDLCHAKLMQEVHDQLNEDGRSTYMLFYTSTTDEGRRIKVALKTDSDLNRLISEHKKYPVVYVIEKGKQSAAPVPQTQERVYYEGHRSTVFPIETDVGRSIPTHDDSRDDSSSQEEEDESESSDEEEEAIRRREILDSVSTEQEAWRQTGPQNFTSDDQPDVEPRVGVQQLEARDWGIPVLDFDDAPALGWEDCNVLESGILLVGALFRSKDDLAIAVGLYHMENHVEYAVHRSSTTRLWFVCKHGNGCPFMLRAVQSASIWRVIKVVMDHTCHTDLNRTAPRQIPARVVGRYFARKLVGEGVVLKPNEMISEMQRLFGIEINYSFALRARNIAIEMTYGDFGNSYQMLPSYLYMLRMSNPGTLYDLEMKDDGKFHHMFVALGQSVAAFEKGYLRPVIVVDGTHLKGRNGGILFVVVTKDGNEAIFPLAVGLGPIENDESWTWFFHRLRTCFGQPDDLLIVSDQHKSIRNAVECVYPNVPHGLCYYHIQKNLAHYGQHVAAVFKAAAYSYRSDDFQRNFSALQLLKVNAHTRLDTIGVERWARSKCPATHLGCIEVT